AATCAAGGATTAATTCTTGTAGCAATCTCCATTGCCGGTTTGCGATAGCTCGTCCTCTTCAGGGTGCATTTGTAAAGATTGAGTGTGTTAGATAACTTTTAGGCGTTATTCATGTTAGAGAGCGCTTGAGTAGTTATCGGCATTTAAAGTCAGGGAGTTAACTGAGCTAAATTGGAAAACCATACTACTGAAGAGCTGACTATTTTATTATGCGATGTCCGCAATTTGATGGGGCTTTTTGAGGCTGACACAGCGCCGGAAGCTTTTCAATCATTGAATCGCTTGTTTGCCCAAATTAATCAAATATTAACTCAACAGCACGGCTCGATTCATAAATCTTCTGGAGAGCGAATTCTGGTAACATTTAAGCGGCGCAAGTTTCATGCAGTGGATGCAATTAAAGCTGCTATTCAGATGCGTTATAGTTTGCAAGAATTTTCTCAAAATTACCCAGATTTTCCTCCCGATACCATAACAGGTATTGGAATGGGAATTCATACGGGATGCAGAGCTAGGAGTATCTTATCTTTTGAGGATCGACTCAATTCGCTGGCGATCGACAATCTGGTTCATACAGCTTCGCGAATTGAAAGTTTAATTGAGTTTTATGGTTGCATTGCGTTAGCTAGTGAAACCACAATTGCTCATATCCGCTCGCATCAATCATCCCTTAATTTGCAAGAACCTAGCAACCAATTCCTCTATCGCTGGGTTGATAGTCTAGCACCGCGAGGCAAACAAAAAGGTATTGAACTTTACGAAATTCTTGGATCTCAAGCTTATCCTATTGAATCGGGAAAAGTGCGATCGCGCTCAATCTTTCAGCGCGGTATAGAGGCTTGGCAACAGCGTAATCCTAGCCTAGCACTGAACTAT
Above is a window of Desertifilum tharense IPPAS B-1220 DNA encoding:
- a CDS encoding adenylate/guanylate cyclase domain-containing protein, with translation MENHTTEELTILLCDVRNLMGLFEADTAPEAFQSLNRLFAQINQILTQQHGSIHKSSGERILVTFKRRKFHAVDAIKAAIQMRYSLQEFSQNYPDFPPDTITGIGMGIHTGCRARSILSFEDRLNSLAIDNLVHTASRIESLIEFYGCIALASETTIAHIRSHQSSLNLQEPSNQFLYRWVDSLAPRGKQKGIELYEILGSQAYPIESGKVRSRSIFQRGIEAWQQRNPSLALNYFQQAIAQTPEDTIAKLYIKRCQNILTSLAPQSPLYSTL